One genomic window of Methanosarcina acetivorans C2A includes the following:
- a CDS encoding TetR/AcrR family transcriptional regulator: MTLAERKQREKAQRREDILNAAEKLFFSRGYDDVTMDEIANEVELNKATLYLYFKDKESLYFAVVNRGIKILRAMITEEQKSAQASDIKFGELSMASIKFIQEYPDYARACIYFRSGRFDLSDANSMSSDAKEIIEFTEEIYESIFLAIKFYIEDGTYRPDVNPAVAVVVSTFITDGIANISPFLRKFMETHGVTMQQLYLEIGDLVYHMLMNTGEKSEDMYSRMSKWRNDRFATDQDED; the protein is encoded by the coding sequence ATGACACTAGCAGAACGAAAGCAGCGGGAAAAAGCTCAAAGACGTGAAGACATCCTCAACGCTGCTGAAAAACTTTTCTTTTCACGAGGTTACGATGATGTCACAATGGACGAGATTGCAAATGAAGTAGAATTGAATAAGGCAACTCTGTATCTTTACTTTAAAGATAAGGAATCACTCTATTTTGCTGTCGTAAATCGTGGAATCAAAATTCTCCGCGCTATGATCACAGAGGAACAAAAAAGTGCGCAGGCTAGTGATATCAAGTTCGGTGAACTGAGCATGGCATCCATTAAGTTTATTCAGGAATACCCTGACTACGCCAGAGCCTGTATTTATTTCCGGTCAGGAAGGTTCGATCTATCGGATGCAAATAGTATGAGTTCCGATGCAAAAGAGATCATTGAGTTTACTGAAGAGATCTATGAGAGTATATTTCTGGCAATAAAATTCTACATCGAGGACGGGACTTATAGACCTGATGTAAATCCAGCTGTTGCGGTGGTCGTAAGCACCTTTATTACCGACGGTATCGCGAACATAAGTCCCTTTCTAAGAAAATTCATGGAAACTCATGGGGTTACTATGCAGCAACTCTACCTGGAAATTGGCGATCTTGTATACCACATGCTCATGAATACCGGAGAGAAGAGTGAGGATATGTATTCAAGGATGTCAAAATGGAGGAATGATAGATTTGCAACAGACCAAGATGAAGATTAA
- a CDS encoding aldo/keto reductase, with the protein MLYRKIPKNGDELSALGFGCMRLPIKEDGTIDEKRATSQLHYAIDHGVNYIDTAWMYHRGQSEPFLGRALADGYREKVKLATKLPSWIVESREDMDNLLNAQLEKLQTDHMDYYLLQGLVGETWDKLEAFGVVDFLDKAKSDGRIINAGFSFHGPTDDFKRIVDAYPWIFCQIQYNFMDEKNQAGTEGLVYAASKDLGIIVMEPLRGGNLANRVPTEVKEIWNEASVKHTPAEWALRWVWNHPEVTVVLSGMNEESHIEENLRTANEAFPNSFTEEELQLVKKVEQKYRQLVKIGCTGCRYCMPCPSGVNIPECFEIDNNLHMFGDADEARFTYAMRMGGIITNTEPEGLASQCIECGQCIEKCPQNLEIPDLLKTVAEELEGADFEQRIAMLRQAFMKR; encoded by the coding sequence ATGTTGTACAGAAAAATACCTAAGAACGGAGATGAACTTTCAGCACTGGGATTCGGATGCATGCGCCTTCCTATTAAAGAAGACGGTACAATAGATGAAAAACGTGCAACTAGCCAGTTACACTACGCAATCGATCACGGTGTAAACTATATTGACACGGCCTGGATGTATCATAGGGGGCAGAGTGAGCCCTTTTTAGGACGTGCTCTTGCTGACGGCTATCGGGAAAAGGTTAAACTTGCCACAAAGCTTCCATCTTGGATTGTAGAGAGCCGGGAGGATATGGATAATCTCTTGAATGCCCAGCTGGAGAAGCTCCAAACTGACCATATGGATTATTATCTGTTACAGGGTCTCGTAGGAGAAACCTGGGATAAGTTGGAAGCTTTTGGTGTGGTCGATTTCCTTGACAAAGCCAAAAGCGACGGACGAATTATTAACGCAGGCTTTTCCTTCCACGGGCCAACTGACGATTTCAAGCGGATTGTAGATGCATATCCCTGGATTTTCTGCCAGATCCAGTATAATTTCATGGATGAAAAGAACCAGGCGGGAACCGAAGGGCTCGTATACGCAGCTTCGAAGGATCTGGGTATAATTGTGATGGAACCTCTCCGCGGCGGGAACCTGGCAAATCGAGTTCCCACTGAAGTTAAAGAAATCTGGAACGAGGCATCTGTAAAACACACACCTGCAGAATGGGCCCTTCGCTGGGTGTGGAACCATCCCGAGGTTACGGTTGTGCTCTCAGGCATGAATGAAGAGTCTCACATAGAGGAAAACCTGAGGACAGCAAATGAAGCTTTCCCGAATTCCTTCACCGAAGAGGAACTGCAGCTGGTAAAGAAAGTGGAACAAAAATACCGTCAGCTTGTGAAGATTGGCTGTACTGGCTGTCGGTACTGCATGCCCTGCCCTTCAGGAGTTAACATTCCCGAATGCTTTGAGATTGACAATAACCTGCATATGTTCGGGGACGCGGATGAGGCCAGATTCACGTATGCAATGAGAATGGGTGGAATAATCACAAACACCGAGCCCGAAGGACTTGCATCTCAATGCATTGAATGCGGTCAATGCATTGAGAAATGCCCACAGAATCTGGAAATACCCGATCTTCTCAAAACTGTGGCAGAAGAGCTTGAAGGGGCTGACTTTGAACAAAGGATAGCTATGTTAAGGCAGGCTTTCATGAAAAGGTAA
- a CDS encoding transposase has product MGKGNIAIDKSMIKTIVDGKIIIPLPKVLVENRYYPMFSIFSPTQCDSCGSKLHVNSHHTRFIISRYGTISLNVTYWLCPTCKKHYHDRVIGVQGSANYSSEYYDTQINVRYDGRCSLHNSRRIGETYTEGVINVCGRAPCPTSLWLYEQKLAKLSKQELLNQGVSFEETLYVDGNWIKNGWKKKLEEFIGTKLTKKEWKKMRYKSVYVVATKEKVILDFEVTERLPTIEALMPLFIRIKNRFPEDKIKKIVSDEDKAIIGAVKMVFPEVTHSFCVFHQLKNVSKRYYEEFSSVEEIPDNDKITYNEISQLILSDTVISAVAHIQKIREFNSDLELSEASHKAISYAEEIFSKNVSFLKKGFTPETDNTMEQIFSLICDIVDKVRSFKTDNGLTNF; this is encoded by the coding sequence ATGGGAAAAGGAAACATTGCAATAGATAAATCAATGATAAAAACGATAGTTGACGGCAAAATAATAATTCCTTTGCCAAAAGTTTTGGTTGAAAATCGATACTATCCTATGTTCTCTATATTCTCCCCTACTCAGTGTGATAGTTGTGGAAGTAAATTACATGTTAACTCTCATCACACTCGTTTTATTATATCACGTTACGGCACTATATCTCTCAATGTTACATACTGGCTTTGTCCCACTTGTAAGAAACATTATCATGATCGGGTTATTGGTGTTCAGGGTTCTGCAAATTACAGTTCTGAATATTATGATACACAAATAAATGTCAGATACGATGGACGATGCAGTCTGCACAATTCTCGGCGAATTGGGGAAACATATACAGAAGGAGTAATAAATGTCTGTGGAAGAGCTCCTTGTCCCACTTCATTGTGGTTATATGAACAGAAACTAGCAAAACTTTCAAAGCAAGAACTTTTGAACCAAGGAGTTAGCTTTGAAGAAACATTGTATGTTGATGGGAATTGGATCAAGAATGGATGGAAAAAAAAGCTTGAAGAATTTATTGGAACGAAACTCACAAAGAAAGAATGGAAAAAAATGCGATATAAATCTGTTTACGTTGTTGCTACCAAAGAGAAGGTCATTTTAGATTTTGAAGTAACTGAGAGGTTACCAACAATTGAGGCTCTGATGCCTCTTTTTATACGAATAAAGAACCGATTTCCTGAAGATAAAATCAAAAAGATTGTTTCTGATGAGGATAAAGCGATCATTGGAGCCGTAAAAATGGTCTTTCCTGAAGTGACTCATTCTTTTTGTGTGTTTCATCAATTAAAAAACGTTAGTAAGAGGTATTATGAGGAATTCAGTTCTGTTGAAGAGATTCCAGATAACGATAAGATTACCTACAATGAGATATCTCAATTGATACTTTCTGATACGGTTATCAGTGCTGTTGCGCATATTCAGAAGATACGAGAATTTAACTCTGATCTTGAACTTTCTGAAGCGTCTCATAAAGCGATTTCTTATGCCGAAGAGATTTTCAGCAAGAATGTGAGCTTCTTGAAAAAAGGTTTTACACCTGAGACAGATAATACAATGGAACAAATATTTTCTTTGATATGTGATATAGTAGACAAAGTAAGGTCATTCAAAACCGATAATGGACTAACTAATTTTTGA
- a CDS encoding TetR/AcrR family transcriptional regulator → MTLTERRQREKAQRREDILNAAEKLFFSRSYDDVSMDEIASKVELNKATLYLYFKDKESLYFAVVNRGIKILRAMVAEEAKNAQASGLKAGGISMACSKFIQEYPDYLRACNYIQSGKFDFSNSKDMNSDAREIIEFIEELYEKSLSAIKNYIEDGTYRPDLNPVVVLILNSIIADGLLNISPFQRKFMETHGITVQQLYLGISDLVIYMTMNTGEKSKDIHARTLKWMGDRYATDQNKS, encoded by the coding sequence ATGACACTGACAGAAAGAAGGCAGCGGGAAAAAGCTCAAAGACGCGAAGACATCCTCAACGCTGCTGAAAAACTTTTCTTTTCACGAAGTTACGATGACGTCTCAATGGATGAGATTGCAAGCAAAGTAGAATTGAATAAGGCTACATTGTATCTTTACTTCAAAGATAAGGAATCACTCTATTTTGCTGTCGTAAATCGTGGAATCAAAATCCTCCGCGCTATGGTTGCGGAGGAAGCAAAAAATGCGCAGGCTAGCGGTCTCAAAGCCGGTGGAATAAGCATGGCATGCAGTAAATTCATTCAAGAATACCCCGACTATCTCAGAGCCTGCAATTACATCCAGTCAGGAAAATTCGATTTTTCGAATAGCAAAGATATGAATTCCGATGCAAGAGAGATCATTGAATTCATAGAAGAACTCTACGAGAAATCACTTTCGGCAATAAAAAACTACATCGAGGATGGAACTTATAGACCTGATCTGAATCCAGTTGTAGTGTTGATCTTAAATTCTATTATTGCCGACGGTCTCCTGAACATAAGTCCCTTTCAAAGAAAGTTCATGGAAACTCATGGGATTACTGTGCAACAACTTTACCTGGGAATCAGCGATCTTGTGATCTACATGACCATGAATACCGGAGAGAAGAGTAAGGATATCCATGCTAGAACGTTAAAATGGATGGGTGATAGATATGCAACAGACCAAAATAAAAGTTAA
- a CDS encoding TetR/AcrR family transcriptional regulator has protein sequence MELSIKEIKEQEKERKRNYILDAAEKLFFSRGYDSVSMDDIANEVELSKAALYLYFKDKESLFFTIVLRGIKLLNAMIEESIKSCKTGVEILDTIARVYFEFVNKYPNHNRAYLYFRSDRFDIEDSEDMNEVAKEILKLRQDTFVITCNAIKSGIDEGLIRRDVDPVEVTVFLTLILKNLTEMRSDFIKLLEKRGIDKYQFFTDVAEFVHRMLMNTERGDAK, from the coding sequence ATGGAATTGTCAATAAAGGAAATTAAGGAACAGGAAAAAGAGAGGAAGCGCAATTATATACTCGATGCAGCAGAGAAACTTTTCTTCTCCAGAGGGTATGATAGCGTTTCGATGGATGACATTGCTAATGAAGTTGAGCTGAGCAAAGCCGCGCTTTACCTCTACTTCAAAGACAAAGAGTCACTTTTTTTCACTATTGTCCTTCGAGGCATAAAACTCCTCAATGCCATGATCGAAGAAAGTATAAAAAGCTGCAAAACAGGAGTCGAAATACTGGATACAATTGCAAGAGTATACTTTGAATTTGTTAACAAATATCCAAATCATAACCGAGCATATCTTTATTTTCGGTCGGATAGGTTCGATATTGAAGATAGTGAAGATATGAATGAAGTTGCAAAAGAAATTCTCAAGCTTCGCCAGGATACTTTTGTCATAACGTGCAACGCGATAAAATCAGGAATCGATGAAGGATTAATTCGGCGTGATGTGGACCCTGTAGAAGTGACCGTTTTTTTGACTCTGATTCTCAAAAATCTAACTGAAATGCGTTCAGATTTTATAAAATTACTGGAAAAGAGGGGAATAGATAAATATCAGTTTTTTACAGATGTTGCCGAATTCGTGCATCGGATGCTTATGAACACGGAAAGGGGGGACGCAAAATAA
- a CDS encoding IS110-like element ISMac14 family transposase codes for MVEVINKACGLDIHKLFFIATILSRSGEKQQQHFYRTPDGILAFKNWVISENCDVVACESTSDFWVPIYDALIKHLPVIVGNARDMKAFTHKKTDKIDSEFIAQLALNNMVQPSRVFPKNHRTFRSCIRLRHNLVQKRTDIKNEAHAILAPEMFSLKNVLTDSFGKSGRAILSGICSGKSVDQIIANLSPNVRKKSNQIREILDREISQDTAFRLQICLDIIKHLDNEIKILEKEIFNYAYKNHKQEMEILMSVPGIGELGAATLIAEIGDFKDFSSGDKLASWLGLVPKVYQSADKYHNGRITKRGSKEARWILTQIAQAAARTKNSRLKEFFNRKKKSIGHSKAIIALARKIATIIWHLITKEEMYEDETGYKKGEIQKRKIGETEMFSVDERIKIMSEIYVIARNEEKEST; via the coding sequence TTGGTTGAGGTTATAAACAAAGCTTGTGGTTTAGACATTCACAAACTCTTTTTCATTGCTACAATCCTCAGTAGATCTGGTGAAAAACAGCAACAACATTTCTATAGAACCCCTGACGGAATATTAGCTTTTAAAAACTGGGTTATCTCAGAGAACTGTGACGTTGTTGCCTGTGAATCAACGAGTGACTTTTGGGTTCCGATTTATGATGCGTTGATAAAACATCTACCTGTTATAGTTGGAAATGCCCGAGATATGAAGGCGTTTACACACAAAAAAACAGATAAGATCGATTCCGAATTCATCGCACAACTTGCATTGAATAATATGGTTCAACCATCAAGAGTTTTCCCAAAAAACCATAGAACATTTCGTTCATGTATTCGGCTTCGCCATAACCTTGTACAAAAAAGAACAGATATAAAAAATGAAGCTCACGCCATACTCGCACCTGAGATGTTTAGTCTGAAGAATGTGCTAACAGATAGTTTTGGTAAGAGTGGTAGAGCAATTCTATCAGGAATTTGTTCAGGTAAAAGCGTTGACCAGATTATTGCAAACCTTTCTCCAAATGTTCGTAAGAAAAGTAATCAGATAAGGGAAATTCTGGACAGAGAAATCTCTCAAGATACTGCATTCAGGCTTCAAATCTGTCTGGATATCATAAAGCATCTTGACAATGAAATCAAAATTTTGGAAAAAGAAATTTTCAATTATGCTTATAAAAATCATAAGCAAGAAATGGAAATTTTAATGTCTGTTCCAGGAATAGGAGAACTTGGAGCAGCAACTCTTATTGCTGAAATAGGCGATTTCAAAGATTTTTCTTCAGGAGATAAGCTTGCTTCATGGCTTGGCCTAGTTCCGAAGGTGTACCAATCAGCGGATAAATACCATAACGGTAGAATCACTAAGAGAGGATCTAAGGAAGCAAGGTGGATCCTAACACAGATTGCCCAGGCAGCAGCAAGAACGAAAAATAGCAGGTTAAAAGAGTTTTTCAACAGAAAAAAGAAGTCGATTGGACATTCAAAGGCGATTATTGCCCTAGCAAGAAAAATTGCAACAATTATCTGGCATCTGATTACAAAAGAGGAGATGTATGAAGATGAAACTGGATATAAAAAGGGAGAAATTCAAAAGAGAAAGATAGGTGAGACTGAGATGTTCTCAGTTGATGAAAGGATCAAAATAATGAGTGAAATATACGTAATTGCGAGAAATGAAGAAAAAGAGAGTACGTGA
- a CDS encoding class I SAM-dependent methyltransferase — protein MQQTKIKVNFSRVLGTPLVPLCARAKISKEYSSLFNDAKAIELIEQIDYDFLTLEKSSGDYLLFATAARAMQFDNKVKAYIKEHPHASVVNLGAGFDTGFYRVDNGAIHWYDLDLPEIIEVRKHLLPEMNRTACIANSFLDPGWCQAIKNENGIFMIAGGLFRFFDEAQVRQFFSLIADRLPGSEIVFEAESKSSNDVDGRCGAYGAGWSDEEPEKRDAMQEDCIRALKNGWTILPQSLKSQMIGALTTSTRPQSAEWDDFETWWDQLSAQEKGEAMSDFFFGFTCKCPLEDASEMVAWDDRITVVDQFPLFRDIPRDPSLSMSVRQFMDYTDEKGRIKIVHVRV, from the coding sequence ATGCAACAGACCAAAATAAAAGTTAACTTTAGCAGAGTACTGGGAACTCCCTTAGTGCCGCTATGTGCTCGAGCGAAGATCAGTAAAGAATATAGCTCATTATTCAATGATGCCAAAGCGATTGAACTCATTGAACAAATTGATTACGATTTTTTAACGCTTGAGAAGTCATCGGGCGACTATTTATTGTTCGCCACTGCGGCACGAGCAATGCAATTCGACAACAAGGTAAAGGCTTACATCAAAGAACACCCTCACGCATCAGTGGTTAATCTTGGTGCCGGCTTTGACACTGGATTTTACCGTGTTGACAACGGTGCAATTCACTGGTACGATCTAGACCTTCCCGAGATCATCGAAGTCAGAAAGCATTTACTCCCAGAAATGAATAGGACAGCATGCATTGCAAATTCGTTCCTTGATCCTGGCTGGTGTCAGGCTATAAAAAATGAAAATGGCATCTTTATGATCGCAGGTGGGCTTTTCCGCTTCTTTGATGAAGCTCAGGTACGTCAATTCTTCTCGTTAATAGCAGATCGCTTACCAGGTTCCGAAATCGTGTTTGAAGCAGAATCAAAATCGAGCAATGATGTAGATGGAAGGTGTGGAGCCTATGGAGCAGGATGGAGTGATGAGGAGCCTGAGAAAAGAGACGCAATGCAAGAGGATTGCATAAGGGCGCTTAAAAACGGCTGGACGATACTTCCACAGAGTCTGAAATCTCAGATGATCGGCGCTCTGACAACATCGACCAGGCCGCAAAGTGCAGAGTGGGATGATTTCGAAACGTGGTGGGATCAGCTCAGCGCACAGGAAAAAGGCGAAGCAATGAGTGATTTCTTCTTTGGCTTCACCTGCAAATGTCCGCTGGAAGATGCAAGCGAAATGGTAGCATGGGATGACCGTATTACTGTTGTCGATCAATTTCCCCTGTTCAGAGACATTCCCCGAGATCCTTCCCTGAGCATGTCGGTTAGACAATTCATGGATTACACTGATGAGAAAGGAAGAATAAAAATCGTTCACGTTCGAGTGTGA
- a CDS encoding class I SAM-dependent methyltransferase yields MQKSAETNINKKKFSKMAEGIALHRALESQKPEGERICYDPYAIYFISQETLEPFSDPQKARAAHEYYERLFPGFASSVRIRVRYFDDFVKKSIDDGLEQLVVLGAGYDTRAYRIEGLKGEIKVFEVDHPDTQYVKIKNIKEIFGFLPNHIIYVPVDFETENFGERLMEKGYDRSLKTLFIMEGLVVYIPPEAVDEALSFIAENSGKGSTILFDYFPESVVDGSCELEVGKNMRNYAAKQGEPFKFGIKESAVETFLSERGFSQIHNVTAEDYKRIYFSGVNKNREVCSLLSFVQAVIE; encoded by the coding sequence ATGCAGAAATCAGCAGAAACAAACATAAATAAAAAGAAATTCAGCAAAATGGCTGAGGGAATTGCACTTCACAGAGCCTTAGAATCCCAAAAGCCTGAGGGTGAACGCATCTGCTACGACCCTTATGCTATTTACTTTATCAGCCAGGAAACGCTCGAGCCATTCAGTGACCCTCAAAAGGCAAGGGCAGCACATGAGTATTACGAGCGTCTCTTCCCAGGATTTGCCAGTTCTGTTCGGATCCGAGTCAGGTACTTTGACGATTTTGTGAAGAAATCGATTGATGACGGGCTTGAACAGCTGGTTGTTCTAGGCGCAGGATATGATACCAGAGCATACAGGATTGAAGGCTTAAAAGGGGAAATAAAGGTATTTGAAGTGGACCATCCAGATACACAGTACGTGAAAATCAAAAATATCAAAGAGATCTTTGGTTTTCTTCCGAATCATATTATATATGTGCCAGTTGACTTTGAGACCGAAAATTTTGGTGAGCGACTAATGGAAAAGGGATACGACAGGTCGTTGAAGACTCTCTTCATCATGGAAGGGCTTGTTGTGTATATTCCTCCCGAAGCGGTTGATGAAGCTCTGTCTTTCATTGCAGAAAATTCCGGAAAAGGCAGTACTATTCTTTTCGATTATTTTCCTGAATCCGTAGTTGATGGAAGTTGCGAGCTGGAAGTTGGAAAGAATATGCGGAACTATGCGGCAAAGCAGGGAGAGCCTTTTAAATTTGGCATCAAGGAAAGTGCAGTCGAAACTTTCCTTTCGGAGAGAGGATTTTCTCAAATTCACAACGTGACCGCTGAGGATTACAAAAGAATTTATTTCAGTGGGGTAAACAAAAACAGGGAAGTCTGTAGCCTTTTATCTTTTGTCCAGGCAGTGATCGAATAA
- a CDS encoding class I SAM-dependent methyltransferase yields the protein MIDLQQTKMKINLSGMPLTSLVTLYSRAKISKEHASLFNDAKAVELVEQIDYCFSLLEKSGADFTLFANAARAMQLDKRVKAYIKEHPHVSVINLGAGFETEFYRVDNGIIRWYDLDLPELIEVRKQLLPETDRSTCIAKSFLDPSWCQDINTENGLFMIAGGLFRYFGETEVHQFFSLLADRFPGCEIVFEAESKSSIDVDGSCGAYGVGWNDDEPEKKDAMQAEYMKAFENAWKMFFPQVQKDMMIGALTTSTRPQSAKWDDFETWWDQLSAQEKGKAMSDFFFGFTCGCPLEDASEMTVWDNRITVVDQFPLFRGIPRDPSLSKSIRQFMDYTDEKGRIKIFHVRV from the coding sequence ATGATAGATTTGCAACAGACCAAGATGAAGATTAATTTAAGCGGCATGCCGCTAACTTCCTTAGTGACATTGTATAGTCGAGCGAAGATAAGTAAAGAACATGCCTCATTATTCAATGACGCAAAAGCCGTTGAACTCGTCGAACAAATTGATTACTGTTTTTCCTTACTTGAGAAATCAGGTGCTGACTTTACATTGTTTGCCAATGCAGCACGCGCAATGCAATTGGACAAAAGGGTAAAGGCTTACATCAAAGAGCACCCTCACGTATCGGTAATTAATCTTGGTGCCGGATTCGAAACGGAATTTTACCGCGTTGACAACGGAATTATTCGCTGGTACGACCTGGACCTTCCCGAACTCATTGAAGTCAGAAAACAGTTGCTGCCGGAAACGGATAGGTCAACGTGCATTGCAAAGTCTTTTCTTGATCCTAGCTGGTGTCAGGACATTAACACTGAAAATGGCTTATTTATGATTGCTGGCGGACTCTTCCGCTACTTTGGAGAAACAGAAGTACACCAGTTCTTTTCTTTGCTGGCAGATCGTTTTCCAGGTTGCGAAATCGTTTTTGAAGCCGAATCAAAATCGAGTATTGACGTTGATGGAAGCTGCGGAGCCTATGGCGTAGGATGGAACGATGATGAGCCTGAAAAAAAGGATGCGATGCAAGCGGAGTACATGAAAGCATTTGAGAACGCGTGGAAGATGTTTTTCCCACAGGTTCAGAAAGATATGATGATCGGCGCTCTGACAACATCGACCAGGCCGCAAAGTGCAAAGTGGGACGATTTCGAAACGTGGTGGGATCAGCTCAGTGCACAGGAAAAAGGCAAAGCAATGAGTGACTTCTTCTTTGGATTCACATGCGGATGTCCATTGGAAGATGCGAGCGAAATGACAGTATGGGATAACCGTATTACTGTTGTTGATCAATTTCCTTTATTCAGAGGCATTCCACGAGATCCCTCATTGAGCAAATCTATTCGACAATTTATGGATTACACCGATGAAAAAGGGAGGATAAAAATCTTCCATGTGCGAGTCTGA
- a CDS encoding sensor histidine kinase yields the protein MGERVYLLSFHSLAGEERVNIYGFDISDQKELEGKLRENEEKYHKLFEYMQEIFFIADELVPDEAGKPVDYRFAEANQTRESRMRVLPEEITGNMEFEIHPGLDTLWIRNYDRAALTGKYVQSDHHADGQEQHYQVPLHRIKPGRFTTIFQDITDSKQVDSALREDEKPLPFAPEPSHIGVWDLDLVDRTIHRSLEHNRIFGYKQDVKAQWESEMMYCMLFKHCRDAIVLADPRDGGKILSANPAACSMLRWSEEELIGKGLDVMFDPQNPALSTLLAERAHPGSLRAQLIYRRKDGTTFTGEVSIASFTDSNGEPRTVDIIRDITKRKKSEEALANIETVRKQEIHHRIKNNLQVISSLLDLQAEQFKNRECIKNSEVLEAFRESQARVISMALIHEELYKGDGLEMLNFSPYIEELAKSLFHTYRIGNSDIRLKLDLEQNISFDMDTAVPLGIIVNELVSNSLKHAFPDGGTGEITIKLHREENGEQINNPNKNCSVNFILSVSDNGVGIAENLNIEDLDSLGLQLVTTLVEQLNAELELKRNNGTEFILKFIVTEKKSGINTSPAING from the coding sequence ATGGGAGAAAGAGTATACCTGCTCTCATTCCATTCTCTAGCCGGAGAGGAGCGCGTAAACATTTACGGATTCGACATAAGTGATCAAAAAGAGCTTGAGGGAAAACTTCGGGAAAATGAGGAAAAGTACCATAAGCTCTTCGAGTACATGCAAGAAATCTTCTTTATAGCTGACGAGCTTGTCCCCGATGAAGCAGGCAAACCAGTAGACTACCGCTTTGCTGAGGCAAATCAGACTCGTGAATCCCGGATGAGAGTTTTGCCGGAAGAAATAACTGGCAATATGGAATTCGAAATTCACCCAGGACTGGATACATTATGGATTAGGAACTATGATCGGGCAGCCCTTACTGGCAAGTATGTGCAGTCCGACCATCATGCTGACGGACAGGAGCAACATTATCAGGTGCCACTACACCGGATCAAACCAGGTAGATTTACCACCATCTTTCAAGACATCACAGACAGTAAGCAGGTTGATTCGGCGCTACGCGAGGATGAGAAGCCATTGCCCTTTGCGCCCGAACCCAGTCACATCGGTGTGTGGGACCTCGATCTGGTGGATCGTACCATCCATCGGTCGCTTGAGCATAACCGAATTTTCGGCTACAAGCAGGATGTGAAGGCACAATGGGAGAGCGAAATGATGTACTGCATGCTCTTCAAACACTGCAGGGATGCTATTGTCCTGGCCGACCCCAGAGATGGGGGAAAAATCCTATCGGCTAATCCGGCTGCCTGTAGCATGCTGAGATGGTCTGAAGAAGAGCTTATCGGCAAGGGACTCGATGTGATGTTTGACCCTCAGAACCCGGCGCTATCAACCTTGTTGGCTGAACGTGCGCACCCTGGATCGTTAAGAGCCCAGCTCATTTACAGGCGTAAGGATGGAACTACGTTTACTGGAGAGGTAAGTATCGCCTCCTTCACTGATAGTAATGGAGAGCCAAGGACAGTCGATATCATTAGAGACATTACCAAGCGCAAAAAATCCGAAGAAGCTCTGGCAAACATTGAGACTGTCCGTAAACAGGAAATTCATCACAGGATCAAGAATAACCTGCAAGTGATCTCCTCACTGCTGGATCTGCAGGCTGAACAGTTCAAAAACAGAGAATGCATTAAGAATTCGGAAGTTCTGGAAGCCTTCAGAGAAAGCCAGGCCAGAGTAATATCAATGGCCTTGATACACGAAGAGTTGTACAAAGGCGATGGGCTTGAAATGCTAAATTTTTCACCGTATATTGAAGAACTTGCTAAAAGTCTTTTCCACACTTACAGGATCGGAAACTCCGATATCCGCTTAAAGCTGGATTTGGAGCAGAATATTTCATTTGACATGGACACTGCTGTTCCTTTGGGGATAATTGTTAATGAACTTGTTTCTAATTCCCTCAAACACGCTTTTCCAGATGGAGGGACGGGAGAAATCACAATAAAACTACATAGAGAAGAAAACGGAGAACAAATTAATAACCCGAACAAGAACTGTAGTGTCAATTTCATTCTGTCCGTCTCAGATAACGGAGTGGGCATTGCCGAAAATCTCAATATTGAAGATCTCGATAGTCTGGGGCTTCAGCTTGTAACTACTCTTGTCGAGCAACTAAATGCAGAACTTGAACTGAAAAGGAACAATGGGACGGAATTCATTCTAAAGTTTATAGTAACAGAAAAAAAATCAGGTATTAACACCAGCCCGGCAATTAATGGATAA